In Bacteroidota bacterium, the genomic stretch ACATATTTTCGTTGAAAATGAAAGTAACAAAATTGGTGCAGTGCAAATTCCGGCCATGTTTTTTAAGCAGATGCGCGAAGCGATGGTGATTCAAATTGAGCGCGATTTTGAAGAACGAAAAAAACGTATTTTACAAGAGTATGGACATTTTGATAAAGCCTTACTTGCGCAATGCACTCATAAGGTTGCAAAAAGATTAGGAGGCTTGCGCCTTCAGCAAGCTATTGAAGCACTTGAATACGATAACATGAACCTATGGGTTATGATATTAATGGAGTATTATGATAAAACATATACACATAGCAACAATGAACGTAATAAGGAACATGCAGTTTATATTAATGCAGATAACTTTACCGAAGAAATGTTGCCTCAAGAAATAATTAGAATTACTAACGAGTTAAATTTGAAATATGATAAAGCTAACACAATATAGTCATGGAGCAGGATGCGGATGCAAAATTGCACCTACTGTACTTAGCGCCATTTTAAAGAATCACGAAGCAACACCTGATGATAAGCGATTGCTGGTGGGCAACAGCAGCCGCGATGATGCAGCAGCCTATGATCTAGGAAATGGTACCGCACTTATAAGCACCACCGATTTTTTTATGCCCATTGTAGATAGCCCATTTGAATTTGGGCGCATTGCAGCTACTAACGCAATCAGCGATGTGTATGCCATGGGTGCAAAACCAATATTAGCTATTGCCATTTTAGGATGGCCCATAGATAAACTTGATGCCACCGTTGCAAATGAAGTAATAGCCGGTGGCCGCAAAGCCTGTGCTGATGCCGGTATTGTGCTTGCAGGAGGACATAGCATTGATTGCCCCGAACCGGTATTTGGCCTTGCTGTGAATGGCATTGTAGATATCAGTAATTTAAAACGTAACGACACCGCCAAAGAAGGAGATGTAATTTTTCTTACAAAAAAAATTGGAGTAGGGGTTTTGAGTACTGCCAATAAAAAAGGCATAATTGCTGCCGGTCATTTACAAGTTGCAATTGACAGTATGACCACCTTAAACAATATTGGAGAAGCACTTGGACATTGCAAGGCAGTAAATGCGTTGACTGATGTAACAGGATTTGGATTGTTAGGTCACTTAATTGAAATGGCCGAAGGCAGCAACCTTAAAGCTGTAATTAATTATAGTACGATACCGGTGCTCGATTATGTATCATTATATTTAGAAAATGGATGCATACCCGGAGGTACTGTTCGCAATTTTAAAAGTTATGGGCACAAGGTTCAGATGCCCGATGAAGAAATGAAAAACCTACTATGCGACCCACAAACAAGCGGAGGCTTATTAGTTGCAGTTGCAAAATCTAATATGAATGAATTTATCGCAGTTATGGGCAATCATTTTTTTGTTGAAATAGGTAAGATGGAAAAAAGAGAGGATGATTACCCGGTAGTTGTGATTGAATAAAAAAACAAAACCCGCAATTTGCGGGTTTATACTTTTTCTGTTACTAAAAAATCAAATTTTAATACTCGTCTTCGTTAAAGAAGAAGTCATCCTTGGTTGGGTAATCAGGCCAGATTTCTTCGATGTTTTCATACGATTCTCCTTCGTCTTCAAGTTCCTGCAAATTTTCAATTACTTCCATTGGAGCACCTGAGCGAATAGCAAAATCTATTAATTCGTCTTTGGTAGCAGGCCAGGGGGCGTCTTCTAAATGCGATGCTAATTCTAATGTCCAATACATGCTTTTCTGTTTTAAATAAATACCGTTCTACTTATAAATTTATTGCCAGGGGCAAAAAATATTTTGCGATCATGACAATGCAATAATCAAGCCTTGCCCTGATTTTTTATGGCGCGCAAAAATATAGAAATATAAATAGGTTGTATAGGGGGTTGGTAAATATTTAAATTCTTGGTTTCAGGGGATTTCGGGGCAATTAGCTAACAAGGCCGTGTATCTTGACAGCACAAACAGGTAATCGCTCAGCCTATTTACAAATTGAACGATGAGGTTGTCTATGGGAGCAATTTCGTCAATGGCAGTAATACAACGCTCGGCCCTGCGGCAAATGCAACGCGCTACATGCACATGCGCAACAGCAACATTTCCTCCCGGAAGCACAAATGAGCGCATTTCGGGGAGTTGTTCATTCATAGTATCTATGGCTTTTTCAAGCATCGCAATGTCTTCAATGGCTAATGCAGGTAAGGTCATTCTTGATTTTTCAGGATCGGCAGCTAATAAAGCACCAATGGTAAATAAGTGTTCCTGCACCTGATGCAGAATCACTTGAGCATCGTTGTCAACAAAATTTTTGCATAATCCAATATAAGAGTTCAACTCATCGGTGGTGCCATACGCTTCTATGCGCAGGTGATGTTTGGGTACCCGTGTTCCACCTATCAATGATGTCTGCCCTTTATCTCCGGTTTTAGTATAAATTTTCATTTCAAAAAAATTATGTTGGCAAGTATAGAAAGAATAATGAAGGTACCGCCTTTTATTGCAATCTCTTCATATGAGGTCAACAAGTTTATTTGCATTAAAGTTTGTACTTTGTCAAGAGCCTGTTTAAAATTTATCTGATTTGTTTTCTTAAGGCGAATATTCCGATTATCTTCGTTATGTTTTTGACTCATAGTTGGTTGCTAAGGCCTGCAAACATGCCTTGCTAATCAAAATATTCGCTCTTGATTATTTCAAAATATAAATCTTACACAGGCTCTAAGTTTGAAAAATAAATAGGATGATGAAAAAACTAAGCATCTATGCAATTTTTAATTTTATGTTGATGGTGTTTGCACAGGCGCAAACTATCACAAGATACGATAGCACCCTTGCAAAGCAAGTGGGTGCCGATGACTATGGAATGAAACAATATGTTTTGGCCATTCTAAAACGTGGTCCCAATCGTGAGCAGGACAGCATACGTAGGGCAGAAATGCAACAATTACATATGGCCAATATAAATCGTATGGCGCAAGAAGGAAGCCTATTACTTGCCGGACCTTTCCTTGAAGATGGTGACCTGCGTGGTATTTACATCTTTAATGTGACTACGGTAGAAGAAGCAAAAGCCTTAACCCAAACCGACCCACTAATTAAGAGTGGTGGATTGGTAATGGAATTGCATCCCTGGTATGGAAGCGCAGCATTAATGTTGCTCAATAAGCAACATCAACAAGTGGCGAAAACTAAATTTTAGTTTTTTATAAATTCAGAAACTACCTTTCAATATAAATACAAAAATAGTAGCTTAATAATTTTATTGCGATAATGCCAGAATGTTTTTTTACGATGAATCGAAAGAAATGACAAGACTATAACTTACTTTTCATTTTATTGAAAACATACTTTATGCTTAACAGGCTTAGGCAAGGAACAACGAGATACAAAAATTCAGATTTAAGAACCGTAAATCCGTAGTGAGAAAAAAATCGCACACCAATAGGTGAGACACGTAAAGGAGTAAATGGAAAGAAATATCGCTCGCCCCAAAAGGGTATTGCAAAACCAACACCCAGCCCACCATCGGTACATGCATCAATAAGTCCATGCGAAAGTGTTGCTGCAAAAATTACAACACCACTAACCAACAAATGTTTTTGTGATTTGCATACTACCAAAAAGTAAAACAGACCAATCAATAAAGCAAACAATACCGAATGTGAAAAACCTCTATGACCCCAATATGATTCGTAAGCAATACCATAACTAAATGTGATCACATCTGCATCGGGAAGCATGGCACACACGGCAGCAATGAGTGGTAACTTAGTAGACTTTTGTGGTTGGTTAGTAAGCTTTGCAATGGTATAGCCTACTACTGCATGCGAAAAAATGGTGGCCATTAGTACTTGAAGTGATAGGATTGTTTTAAACGCTCAACCACATTGTATACTATTGGACATATTCCATAATTATCTAGCACGCTAAATAACCGGTATACAAAATCTTTTTTATTCAGATGTGGATACTCAGCACAAGAAGCAGGCCGGTCCTGGTAAATCATACATTTGTTATTATCAAGGCATGGACAAGGATTCGTTTTTATGAATTCATAATTTTCAACAGGATCAATATCCAGGTGTTTAGTCTCCAAGGTTTCCACACTGCAATTTAAATAGGCAGCAATGGCAGGTTTGTTATGTTCTTCAATAGCAGGATTAAGTTGTTTGCAGCAATTTCCACATGTGGTA encodes the following:
- the selD gene encoding selenide, water dikinase SelD, whose protein sequence is MIKLTQYSHGAGCGCKIAPTVLSAILKNHEATPDDKRLLVGNSSRDDAAAYDLGNGTALISTTDFFMPIVDSPFEFGRIAATNAISDVYAMGAKPILAIAILGWPIDKLDATVANEVIAGGRKACADAGIVLAGGHSIDCPEPVFGLAVNGIVDISNLKRNDTAKEGDVIFLTKKIGVGVLSTANKKGIIAAGHLQVAIDSMTTLNNIGEALGHCKAVNALTDVTGFGLLGHLIEMAEGSNLKAVINYSTIPVLDYVSLYLENGCIPGGTVRNFKSYGHKVQMPDEEMKNLLCDPQTSGGLLVAVAKSNMNEFIAVMGNHFFVEIGKMEKREDDYPVVVIE
- a CDS encoding DUF2795 domain-containing protein encodes the protein MYWTLELASHLEDAPWPATKDELIDFAIRSGAPMEVIENLQELEDEGESYENIEEIWPDYPTKDDFFFNEDEY
- a CDS encoding cob(I)yrinic acid a,c-diamide adenosyltransferase, with product MKIYTKTGDKGQTSLIGGTRVPKHHLRIEAYGTTDELNSYIGLCKNFVDNDAQVILHQVQEHLFTIGALLAADPEKSRMTLPALAIEDIAMLEKAIDTMNEQLPEMRSFVLPGGNVAVAHVHVARCICRRAERCITAIDEIAPIDNLIVQFVNRLSDYLFVLSRYTALLANCPEIP
- a CDS encoding metal-dependent hydrolase, with product MATIFSHAVVGYTIAKLTNQPQKSTKLPLIAAVCAMLPDADVITFSYGIAYESYWGHRGFSHSVLFALLIGLFYFLVVCKSQKHLLVSGVVIFAATLSHGLIDACTDGGLGVGFAIPFWGERYFFPFTPLRVSPIGVRFFSHYGFTVLKSEFLYLVVPCLSLLSIKYVFNKMKSKL
- a CDS encoding YkgJ family cysteine cluster protein — translated: MSQKPETNLELIERNAKKRERENLSFRQFLKAQSSSTKIDQKVFALYAEVSNAIDCTTCGNCCKQLNPAIEEHNKPAIAAYLNCSVETLETKHLDIDPVENYEFIKTNPCPCLDNNKCMIYQDRPASCAEYPHLNKKDFVYRLFSVLDNYGICPIVYNVVERLKQSYHFKY